A DNA window from Nitrospira sp. contains the following coding sequences:
- a CDS encoding Thiol:disulfide interchange protein DsbE (MaGe:77310843) — translation MKRFLLPLAIFVVMVGFLAVGLTLNPREVPSPLVGKAAPDFSLPQLHESDHVFSPKEMAGKVWLLNFWASWCSGCKDEHPVLMQMAKSGEAPIYGVDYKDTRDEALGWLRQWGNPYQLVAVDAAGRVGINYGVYGVPETYVIDKAGKIRYKQIGPVDQAVWENTILPLVRELQNQ, via the coding sequence GCAATCTTTGTGGTGATGGTGGGGTTTCTCGCGGTGGGACTGACGTTGAATCCGCGTGAAGTGCCGTCTCCGCTAGTAGGCAAAGCGGCGCCAGATTTTTCGCTGCCTCAACTGCATGAGTCCGATCACGTGTTTTCGCCGAAGGAGATGGCCGGGAAGGTATGGCTGCTGAATTTTTGGGCCTCCTGGTGCAGTGGCTGCAAAGACGAGCATCCGGTGCTGATGCAGATGGCGAAGTCAGGAGAAGCGCCGATTTATGGTGTGGATTACAAGGACACGAGGGACGAGGCGCTGGGCTGGCTGCGCCAGTGGGGCAACCCCTATCAATTGGTCGCCGTCGATGCGGCCGGCCGGGTGGGCATCAATTATGGCGTCTATGGAGTGCCGGAGACCTACGTGATCGATAAGGCCGGGAAGATTCGGTATAAGCAAATCGGGCCGGTGGATCAGGCTGTGTGGGAGAACACGATTCTTCCTCTTGTGCGGGAGTTGCAAAACCAATGA
- a CDS encoding Cytochrome c-type biogenesis protein CcmH (MaGe:77310844): protein MIRTWLLIIALTISGLAAAQEARPLAENPIAEARLKALAVELRCLVCQNQTLADSNAPLAEDLRREVREMIAKGMSDPEIIDFLVERYGDFVLYRPPLRAATTLLWIGPFLLLIVGGTVLILALRRRQKTLPDAVVSEADHERVEQLFSDGAKHP, encoded by the coding sequence ATGATTCGCACGTGGTTGTTGATCATTGCGCTGACAATCTCCGGTTTGGCGGCTGCGCAAGAGGCGCGGCCGCTGGCGGAGAATCCGATTGCCGAGGCCCGGCTCAAGGCGCTGGCGGTCGAATTGCGCTGTCTCGTCTGTCAAAACCAAACGCTGGCGGATTCCAATGCGCCGCTGGCCGAAGATCTGCGCCGGGAAGTGCGCGAGATGATCGCCAAGGGTATGAGCGACCCAGAGATTATCGACTTCCTGGTCGAGCGCTATGGCGATTTCGTTTTGTATCGGCCGCCGTTGCGCGCCGCGACCACATTGCTCTGGATCGGACCCTTCCTTCTGCTCATTGTCGGAGGTACGGTGTTGATTCTGGCTCTTCGGCGCAGACAGAAGACGCTTCCGGATGCGGTTGTCTCAGAAGCCGATCATGAACGTGTGGAGCAATTGTTCTCCGATGGAGCCAAGCATCCATGA
- a CDS encoding Cytochrome c heme lyase subunit CcmH (MaGe:77310845), producing the protein MTVTFWLIASGMMAAILAFVLWPLLRRMPAVAAGEEEKRLSVYRQQFVELEQDRRNSVLTDEQYHIARRELERRVLEETGSAELPPAVSGSQINSKVLAAALAVVIPTVSVGLYAKLGSPSALSSAGSSAAAEAGNGGREPISLDEMNALTERLRVKLEQNPADGVGWALLARAYVELGRHPEAVQVYEKAMQLIPNDAQLLADYADALGTLNGRKLDGKPEELIQQALAANPRNIKALMLAGTVAYNHKEFDRAASYWDEARINLPPDTDPEAVQEIVAGIAEARQLAGGRQAAQGAVSSTSTSAPAAAPAGPALAITGQVTIAPGLAAKGSPTDTLFVFAKDINGPPMPVSIVRASKKDLPFTFRLDDSTSPMPSRKLSSMGTVVIVARLSKSGEAMPKSGDLQGISEPLKPGASGVTIVIDREVP; encoded by the coding sequence ATGACGGTGACATTTTGGCTCATCGCCTCCGGTATGATGGCCGCGATCCTCGCGTTCGTACTCTGGCCTTTGCTGCGCCGCATGCCTGCGGTGGCTGCGGGAGAAGAAGAAAAACGCTTATCGGTGTACCGGCAGCAGTTCGTCGAACTGGAACAGGATCGCCGGAACAGCGTGTTGACGGATGAGCAATATCACATTGCGCGGAGAGAGCTGGAGCGCCGGGTGCTCGAAGAGACCGGCAGCGCGGAGCTTCCCCCTGCTGTATCCGGGAGTCAGATAAACAGCAAGGTTTTGGCGGCGGCGCTCGCGGTGGTCATCCCCACGGTCAGCGTGGGGCTCTATGCAAAGCTGGGCAGTCCTTCAGCGCTCTCCTCTGCTGGTTCCTCAGCGGCAGCTGAGGCAGGGAACGGAGGCCGTGAGCCGATCTCACTCGATGAGATGAATGCGCTGACCGAACGATTGCGAGTGAAGCTTGAACAGAATCCTGCCGACGGTGTGGGATGGGCCTTGTTGGCCCGAGCCTATGTCGAGTTGGGGCGCCATCCGGAAGCGGTGCAGGTTTACGAGAAGGCGATGCAGTTGATCCCGAACGATGCGCAGTTGCTCGCGGACTATGCCGATGCATTGGGGACGCTTAACGGGCGGAAGTTGGATGGAAAGCCAGAGGAGTTGATTCAGCAAGCCCTTGCCGCTAATCCTCGAAACATCAAAGCGCTGATGCTGGCTGGAACGGTCGCCTACAATCACAAAGAGTTCGACCGCGCGGCCTCGTATTGGGACGAGGCGCGGATCAATCTGCCTCCCGATACGGATCCTGAGGCGGTCCAAGAAATTGTGGCAGGCATCGCCGAAGCGCGCCAGCTTGCGGGTGGGCGCCAGGCGGCGCAGGGTGCCGTGTCATCGACTTCAACCTCGGCACCGGCGGCTGCGCCGGCCGGACCGGCTCTGGCGATCACCGGGCAGGTGACGATTGCTCCCGGCCTGGCAGCCAAGGGATCGCCGACCGACACGCTCTTCGTATTCGCTAAGGATATAAACGGTCCGCCGATGCCGGTGTCGATTGTCCGCGCGAGCAAGAAAGATCTGCCATTTACCTTTCGGCTCGACGATTCAACCAGCCCAATGCCGTCGAGAAAGCTGTCCAGCATGGGCACGGTCGTGATCGTTGCGCGTCTGTCCAAGTCCGGCGAGGCCATGCCGAAGAGCGGCGATCTCCAAGGCATAAGTGAACCGCTCAAACCGGGGGCCAGCGGCGTCACCATTGTGATCGATCGAGAAGTTCCCTAA
- a CDS encoding hypothetical protein (Evidence 4 : Unknown function but conserved in other organisms; MaGe:77310846) produces MRYWPTLLLLLVLAGLGGYLYFVELPAKQTEETQAVAQQNLLPFPETDITGLTVSTEQGSVEMKRQQKGWAITAPLQTDADTREVQSMIRALVTGKVLRSVEENPSALAPFGLEHPITTITVTAGAQQETLSIGDNGPLSSTLYVHRHSSHSVLLTDLTTKSFVNKTLLTFRRKDLLQFVQAELDRVRLTYPTTEIVLYNLSKDKPKPNWKIRYPIDAEADQTEVRSLLFKLEDLKALGIIDPGPERTAIGKTLTAPKLKITLHTQDGDQTVKLYEPDPDSGEAFAETKPDAPLYRINPLVIKDLSRELFTLQDKRLLGIDYTDIAMLSVKTRDKQYVLINDNGQWVLEDQPTEKLSQEAADLLVSRVANLPAEERVTKQAAALAPYGLVAPSAEFVATGRDGKIAGRLTLGSQAGNLIYATGERLQGVFQARPDLLNQIPAKTELLAKSIDKNTSGH; encoded by the coding sequence ATGCGCTACTGGCCGACACTATTGCTGCTGCTAGTCTTGGCGGGATTGGGAGGCTACCTCTATTTCGTCGAACTGCCGGCGAAGCAGACGGAAGAAACACAGGCCGTCGCGCAACAAAACCTCCTGCCCTTTCCTGAAACAGACATCACCGGCCTAACGGTTTCCACAGAGCAAGGCTCAGTGGAGATGAAGCGGCAGCAAAAGGGCTGGGCAATCACCGCGCCACTCCAGACCGACGCCGATACGCGGGAAGTGCAGTCCATGATTCGGGCGCTCGTGACCGGGAAGGTGCTCCGCAGCGTTGAAGAGAACCCGAGCGCGCTAGCCCCGTTCGGACTCGAGCACCCAATTACGACTATTACCGTCACCGCGGGCGCACAGCAAGAAACCTTATCGATCGGCGACAACGGCCCCCTCTCCTCGACGCTGTACGTCCATCGCCATTCCTCCCACAGCGTCCTCCTGACCGACCTGACCACGAAAAGCTTCGTCAACAAAACCTTGCTGACGTTCCGCCGAAAGGACTTGTTGCAATTCGTGCAAGCCGAGCTCGACCGGGTGCGGCTCACCTACCCGACGACGGAAATCGTCCTCTACAACCTGTCGAAGGACAAGCCGAAGCCTAACTGGAAAATCCGCTACCCCATCGACGCCGAGGCGGATCAGACAGAAGTGCGTTCGCTCCTGTTTAAGTTGGAGGATTTGAAGGCGCTCGGCATCATCGATCCCGGCCCTGAACGGACCGCAATCGGCAAGACGCTGACCGCCCCGAAACTGAAAATTACCCTGCACACCCAAGACGGAGACCAGACGGTCAAACTGTATGAGCCCGACCCGGACAGCGGGGAAGCCTTTGCCGAAACCAAACCGGATGCGCCGCTCTACCGCATCAATCCGCTAGTCATCAAAGATCTGTCCCGTGAGCTGTTTACCCTCCAGGACAAGCGGCTGCTGGGAATCGACTATACCGACATCGCCATGCTCTCCGTGAAGACGCGAGATAAGCAGTACGTCTTAATCAATGACAACGGCCAGTGGGTTCTCGAGGATCAGCCGACCGAGAAGCTGAGCCAGGAAGCCGCCGATCTGCTTGTCAGCCGCGTGGCCAATCTCCCCGCCGAAGAGCGGGTCACCAAACAAGCGGCCGCCTTGGCTCCCTATGGGCTTGTGGCGCCGTCCGCGGAATTTGTCGCGACGGGGAGAGACGGAAAAATCGCCGGACGACTCACACTCGGCAGCCAGGCCGGCAACCTCATCTATGCCACCGGCGAGCGCCTCCAAGGCGTCTTCCAAGCCCGCCCCGATCTCCTCAATCAGATCCCAGCCAAGACAGAACTCCTGGCAAAATCCATCGACAAAAACACCTCCGGGCACTAG
- a CDS encoding ABCtranspaux domain-containing protein (MaGe:77310847) — protein MSLKALPLGIIGTVLAVAGLIAYSLSPDLLWAVTIAEGLALLCLILFFILHFDAVKAFSSRRSTHMGANSLLMILLVAAILVIVNFLASRHSIRWDLSENQNFTLAPQTYRVLRSLPQDVKITVFTREKDPGYTGYKERLESYRQASNKLSVEFVDPERQPKIAQNYGIFRTDTAIFESNGQTIRVTNPSEVELTGALLRISKSAKKRIVFLDGHSERSLEDKERNGLSLAKEALSKQGYDIGTLSLLKEAAVPDDTAVLVLAGPRNQVTPEEQSRIQTYVDKGGHLLALIDPDTKTELDPLLAHYGLGLGSGVLVDLQDRLAQGDLTSLLVRTFTEHEITQDLTAAVLFPLARHLTFDEQAGKDWDYVPLARTSPNSWAETNMQGRVVSLNEQEDVKGPLPLAAALSPKKAPEEGKPRPAIVVVGNSTFATNAFFNFPGNTDFFLHTTGWLAEERDLISIVPKEPALRPFIPNPTQERALLYIQVLFLPIATILTGVMVWRKRRRL, from the coding sequence ATGAGCCTGAAAGCCCTCCCGCTCGGCATCATTGGAACCGTGCTGGCCGTCGCCGGCCTCATCGCCTATAGCCTCAGCCCCGACCTGCTCTGGGCCGTGACCATCGCGGAAGGATTGGCGCTCCTGTGTCTGATCCTCTTTTTCATTCTGCACTTCGACGCCGTCAAAGCGTTTTCCAGCCGCCGCTCGACCCACATGGGGGCGAACAGCCTGCTCATGATCCTGTTGGTCGCGGCTATTCTCGTGATCGTCAACTTCCTGGCCTCGCGCCACTCAATCCGGTGGGACCTTTCAGAGAATCAGAATTTCACCCTGGCGCCGCAAACCTATCGCGTCCTCCGCAGCCTTCCGCAAGATGTGAAAATTACCGTCTTCACGCGCGAAAAGGATCCGGGCTATACCGGTTACAAAGAACGGCTGGAGAGTTACCGCCAAGCCTCGAATAAGCTCAGCGTCGAATTCGTCGATCCGGAGCGGCAACCGAAGATCGCGCAGAACTACGGCATCTTCCGAACCGACACGGCCATCTTCGAAAGCAATGGGCAAACGATTCGTGTGACCAATCCGTCGGAGGTCGAGCTGACCGGCGCGCTACTCCGCATTTCCAAATCCGCCAAGAAGCGCATCGTCTTTCTGGATGGCCACAGCGAACGCAGCCTGGAAGATAAAGAACGCAACGGCCTCTCTCTCGCTAAAGAGGCGCTGAGCAAACAAGGCTACGACATCGGCACCCTGTCGCTGCTGAAAGAGGCGGCCGTACCGGACGATACCGCCGTGCTCGTGCTGGCCGGACCGCGGAATCAAGTCACACCGGAAGAACAGAGCCGCATTCAAACCTACGTAGATAAGGGCGGACACCTGCTCGCGCTGATCGACCCGGATACCAAAACCGAACTGGACCCACTGCTCGCCCATTACGGCCTTGGGCTGGGATCGGGAGTGCTAGTCGATCTCCAAGACCGGCTGGCTCAAGGAGACCTGACGTCATTATTGGTCCGCACCTTCACGGAACATGAAATTACCCAGGACCTGACAGCGGCGGTGCTCTTCCCGCTCGCGCGTCATCTGACATTCGATGAGCAGGCTGGAAAAGACTGGGACTACGTGCCGCTGGCCCGCACCTCACCGAACAGTTGGGCCGAGACCAACATGCAAGGGCGCGTGGTCAGCCTCAATGAACAAGAAGATGTGAAGGGGCCCTTGCCGCTCGCCGCCGCCCTGTCGCCAAAGAAGGCTCCAGAGGAAGGGAAGCCCAGGCCGGCTATCGTGGTCGTGGGCAATTCAACGTTCGCCACCAATGCGTTTTTCAATTTTCCCGGCAACACCGATTTCTTCTTGCACACCACCGGCTGGCTGGCCGAAGAGCGGGACTTGATCTCCATCGTGCCCAAAGAACCGGCGCTCCGCCCGTTCATCCCGAATCCCACGCAAGAACGGGCGCTGCTCTACATTCAAGTGCTCTTCCTCCCCATCGCGACCATCCTGACCGGTGTGATGGTGTGGAGAAAACGCCGCCGTCTGTAA
- a CDS encoding ABC-type transport system, permease component (MaGe:77310848), which yields MTPVQAIIAKELRGYFVSPVVYVVGAIFLLIFGFLSYLYVVYAGYQAIQIMQMQGGQAQLNLNDLVFRNLFASMRFVLLIILPILTMRLFAEERKLRTFEFLMTSPIGINEIVAGKFVSVFLVFLSLLGLTGLVPTVLMLFSDFDWNPIWTGYLGMTLLGALFISVGLLASAITENQIVAAFLSFGILLLIWLVSGLGALLGDTTLGQIISYVSFMDHYDRLVRGMIDTKDLVYFISGLAFMLFLTHRAVESTRWK from the coding sequence ATGACGCCGGTGCAGGCCATCATCGCCAAAGAGCTGCGCGGCTACTTCGTCTCCCCGGTCGTCTACGTGGTCGGCGCCATCTTTCTGCTAATCTTCGGATTCTTGTCCTATCTGTATGTCGTCTATGCCGGGTACCAGGCCATTCAGATCATGCAGATGCAGGGCGGCCAGGCTCAGTTGAACTTAAATGATCTGGTCTTCAGGAATCTCTTCGCCAGCATGCGGTTTGTGCTCCTCATTATTCTGCCCATTCTGACGATGCGGCTCTTTGCGGAAGAGCGCAAACTCCGGACATTTGAATTTTTGATGACCTCGCCGATCGGCATCAATGAGATCGTGGCGGGCAAGTTCGTCAGCGTATTTCTCGTATTTCTGAGCCTCCTCGGCCTGACCGGCCTCGTGCCGACGGTCCTGATGCTCTTCAGCGACTTCGACTGGAACCCGATTTGGACCGGCTATCTCGGCATGACGCTGCTCGGCGCGCTCTTTATTTCAGTCGGCCTGCTCGCGTCAGCCATTACAGAAAACCAGATTGTCGCGGCATTTCTCAGTTTCGGCATCCTGCTGCTCATCTGGTTGGTCTCGGGACTGGGCGCGCTGTTGGGAGACACCACGCTGGGGCAAATCATTTCGTATGTCTCCTTCATGGACCACTACGACCGCCTCGTCCGTGGAATGATCGACACCAAAGACTTGGTGTACTTCATCAGCGGCCTCGCCTTTATGCTCTTTCTCACCCACCGCGCCGTAGAATCGACCAGGTGGAAATGA